The Anaerolineae bacterium nucleotide sequence TGACCTCGGGCAATTTATAACGCACCGCCGTGAGCAGGCGGTCTTCAACAATGGTTTTGTTGTACTGGGGGTCAACCGGCCAATCTTCCAGCCCGGTCACAATCACCGATAGTTTGGGCAGGTCGATGATAGCGCCGACCCCATAGGTAAACATCAATTGGCTGGGGCGAATTCCGCCCACCGGGGTTTTGAAGTCGGTCATGCGGCCTCCTCGTCAATGGATGAGTCTGCTTCAGCAAATTGGCCGGGCTTGATGTCCATCCCCTGGTCTTGCAATACCAGGGCCACATTGGGTTCCACATCCCGGAGCGAATTGAGACAGGTAAAATAACCCCAATCCTCTTCTTCGGGCTGTTTAAGTAAGCCCACGGTGCGGCCATCTTTACGGCTTTGATACCCCAAAATGGCGGCGCCACCCCGGGTGGCTGCTGCGGTGGCCAGCCATTGGTCCAGACGCATTTTGAGCATTTGTTTTACTTGATCCTCAACCTGGTTGCTTTCGTAGATCAGTCCGGCCCGGTGACTGATTTCCTGCAAGGCCAGGTCAATGTAGGGGTGGGGCCGCTGGAGCTGTCCGGCCCGATCATTGGCGTTAAAATCTTCGCCCCAGAGCCGCAGGAACGAGGCCAAGACGCCGGTCAGGCCGCGGTCCAGAGCGCGAGCCGAAAACGGGGTGACCGACAGGGCTTCGACCTGCTGGTAGAAGGTGGCGTGATAATGTTCAAAGCGTTCATAGTGGCTTAAGTCCCG carries:
- a CDS encoding helicase encodes the protein LYNDYGEHADPWMTPVGYFNSMRELGGMRRVVDDAVRTRLQKMEARGLARRYIEPFNVEELTSRKGAADIPLILDRLEKTFSPQPKGKKSDASQYPLDVVLATNMISVGVDVSRLGLMVVAGQPKATAEYIQATSRVGRAFPGLVCTVYNWSRPRDLSHYERFEHYHATFYQQVEALSVTPFSARALDRGLTGVLASFLRLWGEDFNANDRAGQLQRPHPYIDLALQEISHRAGLIYESNQVEDQVKQMLKMRLDQWLATAAATRGGAAILGYQSRKDGRTVGLLKQPEEEDWGYFTCLNSLRDVEPNVALVLQDQGMDIKPGQFAEADSSIDEEAA